The Juglans regia cultivar Chandler chromosome 16, Walnut 2.0, whole genome shotgun sequence nucleotide sequence AAATGTGAACGTGGAATTTAAGTCCAGCACATATGCTTGGAAAcccattaatattttaatataccAATTCCTAGTGTTCACTTTGAGCCAAGCGCAAACGACACTTTCGGGCGGGATTTGTTCTTGCCCAGCAATTTCACCTGGTTTAACCGTTCTTCGTCTTCTTGCAGTTTCTTTCTCCGCATAGCCTCTTCTTTTTGTCTTTGCATCTCTTCTAACTCCTGGTACCGCTCCTCCTCTCGCTGCTGCTGCTCTAGAGCTTCCCTTCTCTGTGCTTCTTCTACCCTCCTCTGGTTCTCCTCCAACATCCTTTCCagctcttctttctcttttcgaGCCTTTTCCTGTCAACCAAATAAATCAAGTGGCATTGTCAATTTGGTAGAACAAGAAAGAATATTATGTTAGTCAATTCAATTGAGAGGGGGAGAGGGGGGAGGATTGGGTTGTAGAAACTATGCATCGGTTAAACTAAACCTGAGCTTTTTTCTACAAGCAAAGCCaacaaaaaatgtttttcaagaaagaGCAAGGTTCAGTAGTACAATGGCAGAAAACAAGAGGCCAATCAAAACCAAGTACAGTAATTTTACCCATacccatattttctttcaagtttttgaAAATCCCAATCCCAAATGTCATGCTACTGGATTTCAAGACTGATATttcttcttattatatataacagaACATTGTACCATATCTGACAGATGACTCTGCTTCAgtcggcctttttttttttaaaaaaaaacaacattgaaAAGGATTGCCAATGCTAGTAATAGTGCACCTTTTCTACCAGCggggagagggaagaaaaggGTGCATGATTTAAAGAAGATACCTCTCTTTGTCCAGCCTCAATGACAGCagcttccttttctttctcaagttgAGCTGCTACTTCATTGCAAACTTTCTTCCGCCCCTCCTCCAACCGCCTCTGTATTTCCAGTTTAATTTCCAGAGAGTTTACGTTCTCTTCCACTTTCCTCTGAATTGCTTCTTCCACTCTTTTTTTAGTCTCTTCTTCTATTAGTTTCAACTCTGCTTCCCGCTGTCGCCTGAGAATAAAGAGAAGTTAGGAGGAAATGACCACCCACGCTTAGGGGAATGCCTCACTTAATGATTCCAAACGCTGCACTTATGATTCCAAATGTTTTTAAATCGAGACAACTATAAAACTAAAAGATCAATTATGACATATCtgcttctttcctttttttaccTCCTCCTCTCTACTTAGTACTTAGCTATAATATATGGCAGACTAACCTTCATGACAGCAAAGGCACTAAATATATGCTTATGCTTTTAAGGCATACCTCTAACCGAATCCTGATCCAAACAAATGAGTTTCAAAACTGGTGAACAGTAGATAAACGAAGCACCCAATTTGATCATCAAATATAACAAGTTGAACTATAGCAGTATCTTCCTTCAGAAAAGCCTGTGGAGAAGAAAGTCAAGTAATCCGCTGCAGCTTTAAAACTAATCACTGACAAGATTCAATTCTTGCATTAAGCATTTTTTCtaagataaatatttataatttttaaaccatatttATCTAAGGGTTTGTAATAATTTAGTGCCAAAAGCACCAAAGAATGTCACAAGCTAAAAATGTGGCTATTCAGAAAGCAATCAGGAACAAGAATTAGAGCTCAACACAGTGTGTCAAGGCTGCAATACAAGCAATTTGGTTTGGTTAAGTCCAACTGAAGTGCAGTTGTTGGGGGTCCGGTAATCTGCCTAAAGGTAAACCCAAATAGCTAAGAAAATGACCCTAACTTGCTAAACCCGTATGCGAGTTTTAGCTGAGAAAAGTCAAGTTTGCAGCTTAGGCCCAATAATACAATAATTAGTTATATGAGATACAAATCTTCTCTGTCAATCAAATCTCACAACATGATGTAAACCAGACTTAGAACCAATTGTAATGAGTATTATGGGAAAAAATAGAACAAGTAATCAAGATTATGTTTTGACCAGATGATGAGGTGGCAATTTGAATAGTTAAAACATGAGAAGTTTCTCAAGTTCACAGATCCAAGAGATACAAGGAAGAAAGCATGTCTCAATCTCTTAGGTACGTGTCCACCGAAAACCTAGCTCAACAAATTAAAACCACAAACTAGcatgaagaaagaagaaattgcaGAAGGGCAACCATAACTAAAGGAAAGTGTTAATGCCATGCTCTAGAAagacatttttcaatttatacaAGTTGCATTAAAAGGTATGCTTTTTTTTTGGCATATCCTAAAATGCAGCATCTACCTAAAAGCAATGTGTTCCAAAAGCTCAGTACTTATGCACgggccctttttttttataagcacttaTGCACAGGCCCTTAATACCCTTTCCATGCATCGGTGCATACTCAAGAAATTTCAAGATTAAGTTCATGTCCCTAACAGATTACCAaagtaccatttcatttcaGTCACACACAAGCATGAAATAACTGAACCTTTTAATCATTTGGGATGTGATGACATGATACAGTTCtagattcaattttttagtaaaaaagaaaaattattaaaggtAGATTTATGCTTGTAGCAAACTAGACACGAGAAATACTAACAGCACTCCCAAATATTAGATGCCGGTACACAACTCATTCATCAAACGAAAATGAGCTTTTGTTTTTGGCAATTGAACAAGGCAACTATCATCTGGCTGGGTGGAACATTTTAGTATCACAAAATTTATACCCCAAATAGGAGCATACATCACAACTTCATTCATGCATCTCCCAAGATCATATAGAGTCATTTCCAGAGAGTTCACAAATCTAAGAAGTGCTCCAAGAAACAATATTGAA carries:
- the LOC109002287 gene encoding uncharacterized protein At1g10890-like isoform X3 → MRRKSRSISPKHRRNHSRSRRHKSRSPTPRHSKRQRSRSSSLSPIHKSSSSSLGSVERKNASEKLRLEEEKKRRQREAELKLIEEETKKRVEEAIQRKVEENVNSLEIKLEIQRRLEEGRKKVCNEVAAQLEKEKEAAVIEAGQREEKARKEKEELERMLEENQRRVEEAQRREALEQQQREEERYQELEEMQRQKEEAMRRKKLQEDEERLNQVKLLGKNKSRPKVSFALGSK
- the LOC109002287 gene encoding uncharacterized protein At1g10890-like isoform X1, with translation MPRDLSRSRSPSYKRRYSPSYATQRYNRRSRRDRSRSPYSSYSYSRRKSRSISPKHRRNHSRSRRHKSRSPTPRHSKRQRSRSSSLSPIHKSSSSSLGSVERKNASEKLRLEEEKKRRQREAELKLIEEETKKRVEEAIQRKVEENVNSLEIKLEIQRRLEEGRKKVCNEVAAQLEKEKEAAVIEAGQREEKARKEKEELERMLEENQRRVEEAQRREALEQQQREEERYQELEEMQRQKEEAMRRKKLQEDEERLNQVKLLGKNKSRPKVSFALGSK
- the LOC109002287 gene encoding uncharacterized protein At1g10890-like isoform X2, encoding MSKGIQIPCLFVFVSSSIYLMLLYRRKSRSISPKHRRNHSRSRRHKSRSPTPRHSKRQRSRSSSLSPIHKSSSSSLGSVERKNASEKLRLEEEKKRRQREAELKLIEEETKKRVEEAIQRKVEENVNSLEIKLEIQRRLEEGRKKVCNEVAAQLEKEKEAAVIEAGQREEKARKEKEELERMLEENQRRVEEAQRREALEQQQREEERYQELEEMQRQKEEAMRRKKLQEDEERLNQVKLLGKNKSRPKVSFALGSK